The following are from one region of the Sandaracinus amylolyticus genome:
- the yedA gene encoding drug/metabolite exporter YedA, with translation MTTPAATASPAPAPSTPAASLPGHVLVALALVYVIWSSTYLAIRVMVRELPPLATGGVRFVIAGAVLLAIQRARGVALPTRREWMAAVPVGVLLFGVGNGFVMHAERSISSGIAAVVCGTTPLWAGVLGPIFGERATRREWLGMALGFAGVVVLSAGGDLTSDPLAAALLLVAPLGWAAGSLWARKLPVARGPSGAATQMIAGGIVMLVVASLSGERAPEVISWSSAFSFVYLVVLGSLVGFSAYAHLLQNARPALAMSYAYVNPALAVLLGAVLGAEHVGVEVIAATALIVGAVVLLVRSKR, from the coding sequence GTGACCACCCCTGCCGCCACCGCGTCGCCCGCTCCGGCTCCCTCCACGCCCGCCGCGTCGCTGCCCGGCCACGTCCTCGTCGCGCTCGCGCTCGTCTACGTGATCTGGAGCTCCACGTACCTGGCGATCCGCGTGATGGTGCGCGAGCTGCCGCCGCTCGCGACGGGCGGCGTGCGCTTCGTGATCGCGGGCGCGGTGCTCCTCGCGATCCAGCGTGCGCGCGGAGTGGCACTGCCCACACGTCGCGAATGGATGGCTGCGGTCCCCGTCGGCGTGCTGCTCTTCGGCGTCGGCAACGGCTTCGTGATGCACGCCGAGCGCAGCATCTCGTCGGGCATCGCCGCGGTGGTCTGCGGGACGACGCCGCTCTGGGCCGGCGTGCTCGGTCCGATCTTCGGTGAGCGCGCGACGCGTCGCGAGTGGCTCGGGATGGCGCTCGGCTTCGCGGGCGTGGTCGTGCTCTCGGCGGGCGGCGATCTCACGAGCGATCCGCTCGCCGCGGCGCTGCTCCTCGTCGCGCCGCTCGGATGGGCCGCGGGCTCGCTCTGGGCGCGCAAGCTCCCGGTCGCGCGTGGTCCTTCGGGCGCGGCCACCCAGATGATCGCGGGCGGCATCGTCATGCTCGTGGTCGCGTCGCTCTCGGGCGAACGAGCGCCCGAGGTGATCTCGTGGAGCTCGGCGTTCTCGTTCGTCTACCTCGTCGTCCTCGGCTCGCTCGTCGGGTTCAGCGCGTACGCCCACCTGCTGCAGAACGCGCGCCCTGCGCTCGCGATGAGCTACGCGTACGTGAACCCCGCGCTCGCGGTGCTGCTCGGCGCGGTGCTCGGGGCGGAGCACGTCGGCGTCGAGGTGATCGCCGCGACGGCACTGATCGTCGGCGCGGTGGTGCTGCTCGTGCGCAGCAAGCGCTGA